The Planococcus donghaensis genome contains a region encoding:
- a CDS encoding Leu/Phe/Val dehydrogenase, which translates to MEIFKKMEEHDYEQLVFCQDKSSGLKAIICIHDTTLGPALGGTRMWNYATEEEAIEDAIRLGRGMTYKNAAAGLNLGGGKTVIIGDPLKDKNEEMFRAFGRFIQGLNGRYITAEDVGTTVADMDLIHEETDFVTGISPAFGSSGNPSPVTAYGAYIGMKAAALEAFGDDSLEGKTVAVQGVGNVAYPLCEYLHKEGAKLIVTDINQAAVDRAVAAFGATAVAPNDIYSQEADIFAPCAMGAIINDVTIPQLKVKVVAGSANNQLKEQRHGDELEARGIVYAPDFVINSGGVINVADELYGYNNERAMKRVETIYDSITKIFEIAKRDNIPSYIAADRMAEERIERVRKSRSQFLRNEHNILSRR; encoded by the coding sequence ATGGAAATTTTCAAAAAAATGGAAGAACACGACTACGAACAATTAGTATTTTGCCAAGATAAAAGTTCAGGGCTAAAAGCAATCATTTGCATCCATGATACAACTTTAGGGCCAGCACTTGGCGGAACGCGTATGTGGAATTATGCAACAGAAGAAGAAGCAATTGAAGATGCGATTCGTTTAGGTCGCGGAATGACTTACAAAAATGCTGCAGCAGGACTTAACTTAGGTGGCGGTAAAACAGTTATTATCGGAGATCCATTAAAAGACAAAAACGAAGAAATGTTCCGTGCATTTGGTCGCTTTATCCAAGGACTAAACGGTCGTTACATAACAGCTGAAGATGTTGGCACAACAGTTGCCGACATGGACTTAATCCACGAAGAGACGGATTTCGTAACAGGAATCTCACCAGCATTTGGTTCTTCAGGTAACCCGTCTCCAGTTACAGCATACGGCGCATATATCGGGATGAAAGCTGCTGCGTTAGAAGCATTTGGCGATGATTCGCTAGAAGGCAAAACGGTAGCTGTACAGGGCGTTGGTAACGTGGCTTACCCACTTTGCGAATACTTGCACAAAGAAGGCGCAAAATTAATCGTTACAGATATTAACCAAGCTGCAGTAGATCGTGCAGTTGCAGCATTTGGCGCAACAGCAGTTGCACCTAACGATATCTATTCACAAGAAGCAGACATTTTTGCACCATGCGCAATGGGGGCAATCATTAACGACGTAACAATTCCTCAATTGAAAGTTAAAGTTGTTGCAGGATCTGCAAACAACCAATTAAAAGAACAACGTCACGGTGATGAATTAGAAGCTCGTGGAATTGTTTATGCACCTGATTTTGTTATCAACTCAGGCGGTGTTATTAACGTCGCTGATGAATTATACGGATACAACAACGAACGCGCGATGAAACGCGTTGAAACAATTTACGACAGCATCACTAAAATCTTTGAAATCGCTAAACGTGATAATATTCCAAGTTATATTGCTGCAGACCGTATGGCTGAAGAGCGCATTGAACGTGTACGCAAATCAAGATCTCAATTTTTGAGAAACGAACATAATATTTTAAGCAGAAGATAA
- the spo0A gene encoding sporulation transcription factor Spo0A — protein sequence MEKIKIAIADDNRELVGLMKDYLNLQPNMEVVNVAYNGKTCIEMLKSEKIDILLLDIIMPYLDGIAVLDEIKENDDLQGIDVIMLSAFGQESIMSQAADYGASYFIMKPFETDRLVVQINHIMNKRSNTPEEPEVKPTREDIITNMVKDIGIPPHLKGYSYLKEAVSLVLEQPEFLNKITKELYPGIAAKFDTTSSRVERSIRHAIEQAWTRNETVDHISEIFGYSVAHLESKPTNSEFIAMVADSLQVEKREKREKSH from the coding sequence ATGGAAAAAATAAAAATCGCAATTGCAGATGATAATCGCGAATTGGTCGGGCTGATGAAAGATTATTTAAATTTACAACCGAATATGGAAGTTGTAAATGTTGCCTATAACGGCAAAACTTGCATCGAAATGTTGAAAAGTGAGAAAATCGACATTTTATTGCTAGATATCATCATGCCCTATCTAGACGGCATTGCTGTGTTAGACGAAATTAAGGAAAATGATGATTTGCAAGGTATTGACGTTATTATGCTCTCAGCATTTGGGCAAGAATCAATTATGAGTCAGGCTGCCGATTACGGAGCTTCTTACTTTATTATGAAACCATTTGAGACCGATCGTTTAGTAGTACAGATCAATCACATTATGAACAAACGGAGCAATACCCCTGAAGAGCCCGAGGTTAAACCGACGAGAGAAGACATCATTACTAATATGGTAAAAGATATCGGCATACCTCCTCACCTGAAAGGTTATAGCTATTTAAAAGAAGCTGTCTCATTGGTGTTAGAGCAACCTGAATTTTTGAACAAAATTACAAAAGAACTTTACCCGGGCATTGCGGCTAAATTTGATACAACCTCGTCACGAGTGGAACGATCAATTCGCCACGCTATCGAGCAAGCTTGGACGCGTAATGAAACGGTAGATCATATTTCTGAAATCTTTGGCTATAGCGTAGCGCATTTAGAATCCAAGCCAACAAATTCGGAATTTATCGCCATGGTAGCAGATAGTTTGCAAGTAGAAAAGCGGGAAAAGCGAGAAAAATCCCATTAA
- the yqiS gene encoding phosphate butyryltransferase, translating into MATLKQLIENIPSGTVHTVAVAAAADLFVLEAISMAIERKMAYFRLYDDENAVTEMIEQSFPQLLGHPDIVLCHVNSQESAAQAAVTSVFKGESQILMKGQLATAVLLKAVLNRDYGLRTGSVMSQVAAFEVAGFDRLIFVTDAGMNISPNLTQKVQIIENAVQVARSIGIVNPIVAPLAGVEVINPNMQATLDAAALTAMNQRGQIKNCIVDGPFALDNAISVDAAKNKQIAGNNAGKADILLVPSIESGNILYKSLVFFSNAKVGSIVTGAKAPIVLSSRADSAESKLYSLALAIYSSLN; encoded by the coding sequence TTGGCCACATTAAAACAGTTAATCGAAAATATTCCGAGTGGAACAGTTCATACTGTCGCAGTTGCGGCGGCAGCTGACTTGTTTGTGCTTGAAGCAATTAGTATGGCTATAGAACGGAAAATGGCGTACTTTCGATTATACGATGATGAGAATGCAGTGACGGAGATGATTGAACAAAGTTTTCCTCAATTGCTCGGTCATCCAGATATTGTTCTGTGCCATGTTAACAGTCAAGAATCTGCGGCTCAAGCTGCAGTTACCTCCGTATTTAAAGGAGAAAGCCAGATCTTGATGAAAGGCCAACTCGCAACCGCTGTGCTTTTAAAAGCAGTATTAAATCGCGATTATGGACTGCGGACAGGTTCAGTGATGTCCCAAGTTGCTGCATTTGAAGTAGCTGGATTTGATCGACTCATTTTTGTGACAGATGCGGGGATGAATATCAGTCCGAACTTAACTCAGAAAGTACAAATTATCGAAAACGCTGTTCAAGTTGCTCGTTCAATCGGTATTGTAAATCCAATTGTTGCCCCGTTAGCAGGGGTAGAAGTAATTAATCCGAACATGCAAGCAACACTTGATGCTGCAGCACTTACTGCCATGAATCAGCGCGGCCAAATCAAAAATTGTATAGTAGACGGGCCGTTTGCTCTCGACAATGCAATATCTGTTGATGCAGCCAAAAACAAACAAATTGCAGGAAACAATGCCGGGAAAGCCGACATTCTGCTTGTTCCATCAATAGAATCAGGTAACATTTTGTATAAATCACTCGTATTTTTTTCAAATGCAAAAGTCGGTAGCATTGTGACAGGGGCAAAGGCACCTATCGTTTTGTCTTCACGGGCGGACAGCGCTGAAAGTAAATTGTATTCACTGGCATTGGCCATTTACTCGTCACTCAATTAG
- a CDS encoding DUF2627 domain-containing protein has protein sequence MGRLVAFIILLIPGIMAAYGIKLMRDTLFNKLLEPYPALWLQFTLGTIFVVLGIGFFAGFLLNRDRKKGNVSKRFQK, from the coding sequence ATGGGTCGTCTTGTGGCGTTTATTATTTTGCTGATTCCTGGAATCATGGCGGCATATGGGATTAAATTGATGCGCGATACTTTGTTCAATAAATTATTAGAGCCTTACCCGGCTCTTTGGCTTCAATTTACGCTTGGTACTATTTTTGTCGTTCTCGGAATTGGGTTTTTTGCAGGATTCCTGTTAAATCGCGATCGAAAAAAAGGCAATGTATCAAAAAGATTCCAGAAATAA
- a CDS encoding sigma-54 interaction domain-containing protein → MQNVLIVGGGVGGSAILSTLLESDYLHVQGVVDLILDAPAITTAKSHGIAVATDYREFNKSDIDIVFNVTGSDTLYQDLKGYFLKNTVIIPGSLANVLVRLLEEKEHFISQLSKESHREKIIFNSIEEGMIGIDKTSHITFINKSAARMLEVTVEETIGKHIHEFISLSELPRTYETGRVELNKELQLRNGAKIVTSRFPMIGDDGEIIGAFAVFKDITEVVALAEEITDLKEIQTMLEAIIQSSDDAISVVDEKGNGLLVNPAYTRITGLQMKDVIGHPASADISEGESMHLKALQTRKPVRGVNLKVGPANREVIVNVAPIIVDNKLKGSVGVIHDTTEIRSLMKELDRARSIIRTLESKYTFDDIIGLSSEMQLSLQQAKLAAQTLVTVLLRGESGTGKELFAHAIHSASERKYNKFVRVNCAALSEELLDSELFGYEEGTIPGSRTGKKRGLFEEANNGSIFLDEIGELSPMLQSKLLRVLQEHETLRIGGSKPIPVNVRVIASTNANMEKALLEGRFREDLYYRLNRMPILIPPLRNRKQDIPRITERLLLKLNQEYGRSVESISDKALQYLRVYDWPGNVRELENVLSRSMIFMQMNDRVLTEEHIPLNMLKVAEAKNEVLIQSSMPLQEQLDTVERGILHHALKQAGGNKSKTAKQLEISLRTLYYKLEKYGLM, encoded by the coding sequence ATGCAAAACGTGTTGATTGTGGGTGGTGGAGTTGGCGGGTCAGCTATATTAAGCACGCTCTTAGAATCCGATTATTTACACGTTCAAGGGGTTGTTGATTTAATACTTGACGCACCAGCAATCACAACTGCAAAATCTCATGGAATTGCTGTTGCAACCGATTATCGAGAATTTAACAAATCAGATATTGATATTGTATTTAACGTGACGGGTAGTGACACTCTTTATCAAGATCTGAAAGGGTATTTTCTAAAAAATACAGTTATTATACCGGGCAGTCTTGCGAATGTATTGGTTAGGCTATTAGAAGAAAAAGAACATTTTATTAGTCAGCTCAGTAAGGAAAGCCATCGAGAAAAGATAATATTCAATTCGATTGAAGAAGGCATGATCGGCATTGATAAAACAAGTCATATTACGTTTATAAACAAAAGTGCCGCTAGAATGTTAGAAGTGACCGTGGAAGAAACAATTGGTAAGCATATTCATGAGTTTATTTCGTTAAGTGAATTGCCAAGAACTTATGAAACGGGTCGTGTCGAATTAAATAAAGAATTGCAGTTGCGAAATGGGGCGAAAATCGTCACTTCTCGTTTTCCGATGATTGGAGACGATGGTGAAATTATCGGGGCATTTGCGGTATTTAAGGACATTACAGAAGTAGTGGCGCTCGCAGAAGAAATTACAGACTTAAAAGAAATTCAGACGATGTTAGAAGCTATTATTCAATCGAGTGACGATGCTATATCAGTTGTGGATGAAAAAGGAAATGGTTTACTTGTCAACCCGGCATATACCCGAATTACTGGATTGCAAATGAAAGATGTTATTGGTCATCCAGCTTCAGCTGATATATCTGAAGGTGAAAGTATGCACTTAAAAGCATTGCAAACTCGAAAACCAGTGCGAGGGGTCAACTTAAAAGTTGGGCCAGCAAATCGGGAAGTCATTGTGAACGTGGCGCCGATTATTGTTGACAACAAGTTAAAAGGCAGTGTTGGCGTTATTCACGATACAACGGAAATTCGTTCTTTAATGAAAGAGTTAGATCGAGCGCGAAGTATTATTCGGACATTAGAATCCAAATATACGTTTGATGACATTATCGGATTGTCTTCAGAGATGCAATTGTCATTGCAACAAGCCAAACTAGCTGCACAAACATTGGTCACGGTGTTATTGCGCGGAGAATCAGGGACGGGGAAAGAATTGTTTGCTCATGCGATTCACAGTGCTAGTGAGCGGAAATACAATAAGTTTGTTCGAGTAAACTGTGCTGCTCTTTCTGAAGAATTGTTAGATAGTGAGCTTTTTGGCTACGAAGAAGGGACCATTCCAGGTAGTCGAACAGGGAAAAAGCGTGGCTTGTTTGAAGAAGCGAATAACGGCAGCATTTTTCTAGATGAAATTGGTGAATTGTCACCAATGTTGCAAAGTAAATTATTGCGAGTTTTGCAAGAACATGAAACTTTGCGTATTGGAGGAAGTAAACCCATTCCTGTAAATGTTCGGGTGATTGCCTCGACAAATGCCAATATGGAAAAAGCGTTGCTCGAAGGGAGATTCCGCGAAGATCTTTATTATCGCTTGAATCGGATGCCGATCCTGATTCCTCCTTTGCGCAACCGAAAACAAGATATTCCACGAATTACGGAACGTCTATTGTTAAAACTAAACCAAGAATATGGCCGCAGTGTGGAATCCATATCAGACAAAGCACTGCAATATTTAAGAGTATACGATTGGCCAGGAAATGTACGAGAACTCGAGAACGTTCTAAGCCGTTCGATGATTTTTATGCAAATGAACGACCGCGTGTTAACAGAAGAACATATTCCACTTAATATGCTAAAAGTGGCAGAAGCAAAAAACGAAGTGCTCATTCAATCATCCATGCCTTTGCAAGAACAATTGGATACAGTTGAGCGTGGGATTCTGCATCATGCGTTAAAGCAAGCCGGAGGGAATAAATCAAAAACGGCTAAACAATTAGAGATTTCACTTAGGACTTTGTATTATAAATTAGAAAAATATGGTTTAATGTAA
- the lpdA gene encoding dihydrolipoyl dehydrogenase translates to MAQNYDVVILGGGTGGYVAAIRSAQLGLKTAIVEKNELGGTCLHRGCIPSKALLRSAEVYSTTKNHAADFGVQTGEVTLDFSRVQQRKQGIVDQLHAGVQGLMKKGKIDIYEGIGRILGPSIFSPNAGTISVEMKNGEENEMLIPNNVIIATGSRPRTLPGLTIDGEFVMTSDEALKMETLPQSILIVGGGVIGIEWASMLNDFGVDVTVIEYADRIIPTEDKDISKEMLKLLKKKGITFATSAKVMADTLETGENGVTIQAEINGKNESFSAEKMLVSVGRQANVENIGIENTDIIVEKGFIQVKKSFQTKESHIYAIGDVIGGLQLAHVASHEGITAIEHIKGNNPHAMNYDLVSRCIYSSPEAASVGITEDQAKEKGHDVKVGKFSFKAIGKALVYGESDGFVKIIADKETNDILGVHMIGPHVTDMISEAGLAMVLDATPWEIAETIHPHPTLSEVMGEAALAVDGKAIHS, encoded by the coding sequence ATGGCTCAAAATTATGATGTTGTCATTTTAGGTGGCGGAACAGGCGGTTACGTAGCCGCGATTCGCTCAGCACAACTAGGATTGAAAACAGCAATCGTTGAAAAAAACGAACTAGGTGGAACGTGCTTACATAGAGGTTGTATTCCGAGTAAAGCTTTGCTTCGCAGTGCGGAAGTATACTCAACAACTAAAAATCACGCAGCTGACTTTGGCGTGCAAACTGGGGAAGTAACACTAGATTTCTCGCGTGTCCAACAGCGTAAGCAAGGCATTGTGGATCAATTGCATGCAGGTGTGCAAGGATTAATGAAAAAAGGCAAAATTGATATATACGAAGGCATTGGAAGAATTCTTGGACCATCAATCTTTTCACCAAATGCAGGAACCATTTCTGTAGAAATGAAAAATGGAGAAGAAAACGAAATGTTGATCCCGAATAACGTGATTATCGCTACAGGTTCACGCCCTCGCACATTGCCAGGGTTAACAATTGACGGCGAATTTGTTATGACTTCAGATGAAGCATTGAAAATGGAAACTTTGCCACAATCTATTTTAATTGTGGGTGGCGGTGTTATCGGAATTGAGTGGGCATCCATGCTAAATGATTTCGGTGTAGATGTAACTGTTATTGAATATGCAGATCGTATTATTCCGACAGAAGACAAAGACATTTCAAAAGAAATGTTGAAACTGTTGAAGAAAAAAGGCATTACGTTTGCAACAAGTGCAAAAGTAATGGCGGATACTTTGGAAACAGGTGAAAATGGCGTAACGATTCAAGCTGAAATCAATGGAAAAAACGAAAGTTTTTCTGCTGAAAAAATGCTCGTTTCTGTAGGCCGTCAAGCAAACGTTGAAAATATCGGCATTGAAAACACAGATATTATCGTTGAAAAAGGCTTTATTCAAGTGAAAAAATCCTTCCAAACGAAAGAATCTCATATTTACGCAATCGGTGATGTGATTGGGGGCCTTCAATTGGCGCATGTTGCTTCACATGAAGGCATCACAGCAATCGAGCACATTAAAGGCAACAATCCACATGCGATGAATTATGACTTAGTGTCTCGCTGCATTTATTCAAGTCCAGAAGCAGCAAGTGTTGGTATTACAGAAGACCAAGCAAAAGAAAAAGGACACGATGTTAAAGTCGGTAAATTTTCTTTTAAAGCAATTGGTAAAGCATTGGTATATGGAGAGTCTGATGGATTTGTTAAAATTATTGCAGACAAAGAAACGAATGATATTTTAGGCGTGCACATGATTGGTCCGCACGTAACAGATATGATTTCG
- a CDS encoding glycerophosphodiester phosphodiesterase → MILLSEVKVYAHRGASGYALENTWDAFNKACELSVGIELDVQITKDGVVVVYHDDNLRRLTGINADIDTLDYEEIKELRVGRRWMRKFQQHQIPLAYEVFQWAKKKNIPLNVELKGSFAKNPKGPQILAAMLEGMEDIHLSSFNSQLLQEMKQLMPSTEMAWIIKKNKQLAYSEQMDWVDSIHLHKRLLGKPLWTDILKLNKKVRLYGILGSESLTRLLEPQMIGIITDYPDRVKRKMASPFIG, encoded by the coding sequence ATGATTTTATTGTCTGAAGTCAAAGTGTATGCACACCGAGGCGCTTCAGGATATGCACTGGAAAACACCTGGGATGCTTTTAATAAGGCATGTGAATTAAGTGTAGGCATTGAGCTTGATGTGCAAATTACGAAAGACGGTGTCGTGGTCGTGTATCATGATGATAATTTGAGACGTTTGACTGGTATTAATGCAGACATAGATACGCTCGATTACGAAGAAATAAAAGAGCTGCGTGTTGGTAGGAGATGGATGCGGAAATTTCAACAGCATCAAATCCCATTAGCTTATGAAGTGTTTCAGTGGGCGAAGAAAAAGAACATCCCATTGAATGTAGAGTTGAAAGGATCGTTTGCGAAAAATCCAAAAGGACCTCAAATTCTCGCTGCAATGTTAGAAGGAATGGAAGACATCCATTTGTCTTCATTCAATTCACAACTTCTTCAAGAAATGAAGCAGTTGATGCCATCTACAGAAATGGCTTGGATAATAAAGAAAAACAAGCAACTTGCTTATTCTGAGCAAATGGATTGGGTGGATAGTATTCATCTTCATAAACGGCTGCTGGGTAAACCGTTATGGACGGATATATTAAAACTAAACAAGAAAGTACGCTTATACGGTATTCTTGGCTCAGAGTCGCTCACGCGTCTTCTGGAGCCTCAAATGATCGGTATTATTACGGATTATCCAGATCGCGTAAAAAGAAAAATGGCATCACCCTTTATTGGGTAA
- the buk gene encoding butyrate kinase, protein MPRQLNRILVINPASTSTKIGVFDNDLLIMEKTIQHTQKELSAFSNIADQSFYRRNTILESLDEEGMNISNLSAVCGRGGLLRPIEGGTYEVNEEMIEDLRKGYSGQHASNLGGIVAQEIADALNIPAFIVDPVVVDELDPVARISGFSSIERKSIFHALNQKAVARHYAKKNGLSYEDVNLIVAHMGTGVTVGVHHRGRVIDVNNGLHGDGPFSLERAGTVPAGDLVELCFSGQYSRHEILRKLVRNSGLVAYLETNDVVKVEKRISKGDKKAELVYHAMAYQIAKEIGAASAVLKGQVDAIILTGGLAHGKSFVEAISERVSWIADIEIQPGENELQALAEGAVRVLNGEERVKTYSF, encoded by the coding sequence ATGCCAAGACAATTAAATCGTATCTTAGTCATTAATCCGGCCTCCACTTCGACTAAAATTGGAGTTTTTGATAACGACCTCTTGATAATGGAAAAGACCATTCAGCATACGCAGAAAGAATTGAGTGCTTTTTCGAACATTGCCGATCAGTCTTTTTATAGAAGAAACACCATTTTGGAGTCTTTGGACGAAGAAGGCATGAACATCTCTAATTTGTCTGCTGTTTGCGGTAGAGGGGGCTTATTGCGCCCAATCGAAGGTGGAACATACGAAGTGAACGAAGAAATGATTGAAGATTTGCGAAAAGGTTATTCTGGACAGCATGCCTCTAACTTAGGAGGCATTGTTGCACAGGAGATAGCGGATGCTTTAAATATACCTGCATTTATCGTAGATCCGGTTGTTGTGGATGAATTAGACCCTGTTGCACGTATTTCGGGGTTTTCATCTATTGAACGAAAATCTATTTTCCACGCACTTAATCAAAAAGCAGTAGCGCGACATTATGCAAAAAAAAATGGTCTTTCATATGAAGACGTCAATTTAATTGTGGCTCATATGGGGACTGGCGTTACGGTTGGTGTACACCATCGGGGCCGAGTAATCGATGTAAACAATGGATTGCATGGCGACGGACCTTTTAGTCTTGAACGAGCCGGAACTGTGCCGGCAGGTGATTTAGTAGAATTGTGTTTTTCTGGTCAATATAGTCGACATGAAATTTTAAGGAAATTAGTCAGAAATAGTGGACTAGTTGCTTACCTTGAAACAAATGATGTTGTTAAAGTAGAAAAGCGTATTTCAAAAGGCGATAAAAAAGCTGAATTGGTTTATCATGCAATGGCTTATCAAATCGCCAAAGAAATTGGCGCGGCTAGTGCTGTTTTAAAAGGGCAAGTCGATGCCATCATTTTGACAGGCGGTTTGGCTCACGGCAAAAGCTTTGTAGAAGCGATATCAGAACGGGTTAGCTGGATTGCGGATATTGAAATCCAGCCCGGCGAAAATGAACTTCAAGCGTTAGCAGAAGGTGCAGTTCGCGTATTGAACGGGGAAGAACGAGTGAAGACTTATTCATTTTAA